Proteins found in one Alteromonas macleodii genomic segment:
- a CDS encoding TonB-dependent siderophore receptor: MKLSSLFALTPIAFALSVNAQTTQSDTVEVKEADVEKIRIVGVRQNRVSRGATGLTMEISETPQSISILSEDLMQSFGAFNINDALKLAPGINVEEWETNRTNYTARGFEIKNTQIDGVGLPNDWGIVTGSVEAYGYEEIEVIRGANGLLTGVGNASGTINYVRKRPTNEEGGEIGASIGSYNFKRVQGDYSMLLTEDGSWAARVVASVEDKESHLDGLENDRSFVYGVIDGQLTDNATVTFGLSYQDANTDGNTWGGLVFNYTDGTQAEWDISDTTAQEWSKWDTETTNAFVELDYVFDNDWQLLLSYNYRDFEDQSKLFYAYGAIDKDTGLGLVGWPGRYDSERDSHLVEGRAFGDFELFGRNHEVNFGVSHATSDDVSYVHAFDYAATPAYGPTPAFPYALDAIAEPDWLAAAEYSNIEQNLTRYFGSARFSVTDEMHVIAGFNAIDFERTGQNAGAVIDNSESEASPYVGATYAVTEDVNAYVSYSDVYQPQEQYDINGQYLDPTKGQNFEAGVKAQWFDDRLLTTFAYFTAEQDNLAAYAGTNPETLQFYYKGVSVESDGFEIEVAGQVTDALRVNASYTAIDVEDEQGNDANLWAPRDVVTFQLAYTVPQAPEVEIGFGGRWQSEISNVDYNVEQGAYFLGNVYASQAFTENLTVRMNINNIFDKKYINSLHTVGYYGAGINAQLSASYSF, encoded by the coding sequence ATGAAATTAAGCAGTTTATTTGCACTAACGCCTATCGCGTTTGCATTGTCGGTAAATGCGCAAACTACGCAAAGCGATACGGTAGAAGTTAAAGAAGCAGACGTTGAAAAAATTCGTATTGTTGGCGTTCGTCAAAACCGCGTTAGCCGCGGTGCAACGGGCTTAACCATGGAAATTAGCGAAACGCCGCAGTCTATTAGCATTCTTTCTGAAGACCTAATGCAGTCGTTTGGTGCGTTTAATATTAATGATGCGCTAAAGCTAGCACCGGGTATTAATGTAGAAGAGTGGGAAACTAACCGTACCAACTACACAGCCCGTGGTTTTGAAATTAAAAACACTCAAATTGACGGTGTGGGCTTGCCGAACGACTGGGGCATTGTTACCGGCTCTGTTGAAGCTTACGGTTATGAAGAAATTGAAGTTATTCGTGGTGCCAATGGTCTTTTAACCGGTGTGGGTAATGCGTCGGGCACCATTAACTATGTACGCAAGCGCCCAACTAATGAAGAGGGCGGTGAAATTGGTGCAAGCATTGGCTCGTACAACTTTAAGCGCGTACAGGGCGACTATTCAATGCTGCTTACTGAAGACGGCAGCTGGGCTGCTCGCGTAGTAGCAAGCGTTGAAGATAAAGAGTCGCACCTTGATGGCCTAGAGAACGATCGCAGCTTTGTTTACGGTGTTATCGACGGCCAGTTAACCGATAACGCTACCGTTACCTTTGGGTTGTCTTACCAAGATGCTAATACCGACGGCAACACCTGGGGCGGCCTAGTATTTAATTATACCGATGGCACCCAAGCCGAGTGGGACATTAGTGATACCACAGCACAAGAGTGGTCGAAATGGGATACTGAAACTACCAACGCGTTTGTAGAGCTAGATTACGTATTCGACAACGATTGGCAGCTTCTGCTTAGCTATAACTACCGCGACTTTGAAGATCAAAGCAAACTGTTTTACGCCTACGGCGCAATTGATAAAGACACAGGCTTAGGTCTTGTTGGCTGGCCGGGTCGTTACGACTCTGAGCGCGATTCTCATCTTGTAGAAGGCCGTGCATTTGGTGATTTCGAGCTGTTTGGCCGCAATCACGAAGTGAACTTTGGTGTAAGTCACGCTACCAGCGACGATGTGTCTTATGTTCACGCATTTGATTACGCTGCTACTCCTGCCTATGGCCCAACGCCTGCGTTCCCTTATGCGTTAGATGCTATTGCCGAACCTGATTGGCTAGCTGCTGCCGAGTACTCAAACATTGAGCAAAACCTAACGCGCTATTTTGGTTCTGCGCGTTTCAGCGTTACCGATGAAATGCATGTTATTGCTGGTTTCAATGCTATTGATTTTGAGCGTACAGGGCAAAACGCAGGCGCGGTTATTGATAACTCAGAAAGCGAAGCCAGCCCCTACGTTGGTGCTACTTACGCGGTAACAGAAGACGTGAACGCGTATGTAAGTTATTCAGATGTGTACCAGCCGCAAGAGCAGTACGACATTAACGGCCAGTACCTAGACCCAACTAAAGGTCAAAACTTTGAGGCAGGCGTTAAAGCGCAGTGGTTCGACGACCGTTTATTAACAACGTTCGCTTACTTTACCGCAGAGCAAGACAACCTAGCCGCCTACGCTGGCACTAACCCAGAAACCCTGCAGTTTTACTATAAAGGTGTGTCGGTAGAGTCTGATGGTTTTGAAATTGAAGTGGCCGGCCAAGTAACCGATGCTCTGCGTGTTAATGCGTCTTATACCGCTATCGACGTAGAAGACGAGCAAGGTAACGATGCTAACCTATGGGCACCACGTGATGTTGTTACTTTCCAGCTAGCGTATACAGTACCGCAAGCACCAGAGGTAGAAATAGGCTTTGGCGGTCGCTGGCAGTCTGAAATAAGCAATGTTGATTATAACGTTGAACAAGGTGCGTACTTCTTGGGTAATGTGTATGCATCACAAGCGTTTACTGAAAACCTAACCGTTCGCATGAACATCAACAATATCTTTGATAAGAAATACATTAACAGCCTTCATACCGTGGGTTACTACGGCGCAGGCATTAACGCGCAGCTAAGTGCTTCGTATAGCTTTTAA
- a CDS encoding TonB-dependent receptor plug domain-containing protein, which translates to MDQGNFPKGKKLNRITSAIIASSLPFFAAMSAPTFAQDAEEKAEDFENIIVTGTRMSNRSAADSPVPVDVITGDEFRQNSSSDVQDMLRTNVPSFDVNTQPISDAATIVRPANMRGLSPDNVLVLVNGKRRHRGSIISFLGGGISDGAQGVDISAIPSLALKQVEVLRDGASSQYGSDAIAGVLNFLLRDDDEGFEFRANYGSTYEGDGDNYTISANAGFSLGADGFVNITGEIRDVEGTVRSVVRDDVQGMVDAGYLSQSDFSTINTYTNEVPQYWGQPDVEDDYKVFINSAYELNDKAELYLFGNYGKRTVTGGFFYRNPVTEGSQRGGVYAGPLVDPLTGLADPDGVHSVLVGDLDGVGVGGSCIDGIPIGGEGNVFPDPTFLAQVQADDNCFSFIETIPTGFVPRFGGDNEDMAFTVGVRGDLEIGNGLGYDFSAQRGSNRTDFFIKNTINASLGPDTPRDFTPGGQEQTETLVNLNFVYGVDVGLASDLNVAFGAEYRKEEFDLFAGDEASYALGPLASQGFSSSSNGFGGFPRDTSASQDSTAVYIDLEADVTEQLTLQAAVRREDFSEFGDTTDFKLAGIFHVTDDFRLRGAYSTGFHAPTAGQASITNVTTQNVNGVLIDQGTLPLSSAAGQLAADFIESQGNGRPDLGPEEAVNFSFGASIDVADMSWTIDFYNIEMENRVALGANVNFLDALNFAGGGTDYATVSEALTELDASGIIDRSDFIGLDDLSQFRFFSNSFDTTTRGIDIVGNYSFDLWEGNSRITLAANYNETEVDDVGTLNPIGEGRVAAIEDLLPNLRGNISWTHTQGALRTLVRANYYGGWDDTGNGVDGIDAAILIDVEAKYSYSENLDLVIGVNNLFDEYPEENPSAGSLGQLYSESSPFGFNGGMWYVQARYTY; encoded by the coding sequence GTGGATCAAGGTAACTTCCCTAAGGGGAAAAAACTTAATCGAATAACCTCAGCCATTATTGCTAGTTCATTACCGTTTTTTGCGGCGATGTCAGCGCCTACGTTTGCGCAAGATGCAGAAGAAAAAGCAGAAGACTTTGAAAATATCATTGTAACCGGTACGCGTATGAGCAATCGCTCTGCGGCTGACTCTCCGGTACCTGTAGACGTAATTACTGGTGATGAATTCCGTCAAAACTCTTCAAGCGACGTGCAAGACATGCTGCGTACTAACGTACCGTCGTTCGATGTAAACACCCAGCCAATTAGTGATGCGGCTACCATTGTGCGCCCGGCTAACATGCGCGGTCTATCACCTGATAACGTGTTGGTGTTGGTAAACGGTAAGCGTCGTCACCGCGGCTCTATCATTTCTTTCTTAGGTGGTGGTATTTCTGACGGCGCACAGGGTGTTGATATTTCAGCCATTCCTTCGCTAGCGCTAAAACAAGTAGAAGTACTTCGTGACGGTGCATCGTCGCAGTATGGTTCAGACGCTATCGCAGGGGTACTTAACTTCTTACTTCGCGATGATGATGAAGGTTTTGAGTTCCGCGCTAACTATGGCTCTACCTATGAAGGCGATGGCGACAACTACACTATTTCAGCTAACGCTGGTTTCTCGTTAGGTGCAGACGGCTTTGTGAACATCACAGGTGAAATTCGAGACGTTGAAGGTACCGTACGCTCAGTTGTGCGCGACGACGTTCAAGGTATGGTTGATGCGGGTTACTTAAGCCAGTCAGACTTTTCTACTATCAATACCTATACCAATGAAGTGCCACAGTATTGGGGCCAGCCAGACGTAGAAGACGACTATAAAGTTTTTATTAACTCAGCGTACGAGCTAAACGACAAAGCTGAGCTTTACCTATTTGGTAACTACGGTAAACGTACAGTTACCGGTGGCTTCTTCTACCGTAACCCGGTAACGGAAGGTAGCCAGCGCGGCGGTGTATACGCAGGTCCATTGGTTGACCCACTAACAGGTTTAGCCGACCCAGACGGCGTACACTCTGTGCTTGTAGGCGACCTTGATGGTGTTGGCGTAGGTGGAAGCTGTATTGACGGTATTCCAATTGGCGGTGAAGGCAATGTATTCCCAGATCCAACTTTCCTAGCGCAAGTACAGGCTGACGATAACTGTTTCTCGTTCATTGAAACCATCCCAACAGGTTTTGTACCTCGCTTTGGTGGCGACAACGAAGACATGGCGTTTACTGTAGGTGTGCGTGGTGACTTAGAAATTGGTAACGGTTTAGGCTATGACTTCAGTGCCCAGCGCGGATCTAACCGTACTGACTTCTTCATTAAAAACACCATCAACGCTTCATTAGGGCCTGATACACCACGTGACTTTACGCCTGGTGGCCAAGAGCAAACCGAAACCCTAGTTAACCTTAACTTTGTGTACGGTGTAGATGTTGGCTTAGCGTCTGACTTAAACGTTGCGTTTGGTGCAGAATACCGTAAAGAAGAGTTTGACTTATTTGCCGGTGATGAAGCGTCTTACGCCCTAGGCCCACTAGCTAGCCAAGGGTTCTCGTCTAGCTCTAACGGTTTTGGTGGCTTCCCTCGTGATACTAGCGCGTCGCAAGACAGTACTGCGGTTTATATTGACCTAGAAGCTGACGTAACCGAGCAACTAACCTTGCAAGCAGCGGTACGCCGCGAAGACTTCAGTGAGTTTGGCGATACTACCGACTTTAAACTAGCGGGTATTTTCCACGTAACTGACGACTTCCGTTTACGCGGTGCGTACTCAACTGGTTTCCACGCGCCAACAGCGGGGCAGGCAAGCATTACTAACGTTACCACGCAAAACGTAAACGGCGTGCTAATTGACCAAGGTACATTGCCATTGTCATCGGCGGCAGGTCAGCTAGCAGCTGACTTTATTGAAAGCCAAGGTAATGGTCGCCCAGACTTAGGGCCAGAAGAAGCGGTTAACTTCTCGTTTGGTGCATCAATTGATGTGGCAGACATGAGCTGGACCATCGATTTCTACAACATCGAAATGGAAAACCGTGTTGCACTAGGTGCCAACGTTAACTTCCTAGATGCGCTTAACTTTGCTGGTGGCGGTACAGACTACGCAACCGTATCTGAAGCGCTTACCGAGCTTGATGCGTCGGGCATTATCGACCGTTCAGACTTTATCGGTCTAGACGACCTATCACAGTTCCGCTTCTTCTCGAACAGCTTCGACACCACTACACGCGGTATCGACATTGTAGGTAACTACAGCTTCGATTTATGGGAAGGTAATTCACGTATTACGCTAGCGGCGAACTACAACGAAACTGAAGTGGACGATGTAGGTACGCTTAACCCAATTGGCGAAGGCCGTGTTGCTGCAATTGAAGACTTACTGCCAAACCTTCGCGGTAATATTTCATGGACACACACGCAAGGCGCACTTCGCACTCTAGTACGCGCTAACTACTACGGTGGTTGGGACGATACAGGTAATGGTGTAGATGGTATTGATGCAGCTATCTTGATAGACGTAGAAGCCAAGTACTCTTATAGCGAAAACCTTGATCTTGTTATTGGTGTGAACAACCTATTCGACGAATACCCAGAAGAAAATCCAAGTGCAGGAAGCCTAGGTCAGCTTTACTCTGAGTCTAGCCCGTTTGGATTCAACGGTGGTATGTGGTACGTGCAGGCACGTTATACTTACTAA
- a CDS encoding acyl-CoA dehydrogenase family protein, with product MDFSHNDKTKALLEKLDNFIAEHIAPIENEVYDFHHKENNHGDWKSWKLHPGTEALKAKAREAGLANLFLPDAELGQGLTTLEYAPMAERMGKYLFAPEIFNCNAPDTGNMEVLYHFGNDAQKEQWLKPLLAGEIRSVFGMTEPDVASSDATNMAATIIEDGDDVVINGKKWWSTGLGHPNAAFTIFMGLSNPDNGKHSRHSMVIVPLDTPGITIKRMLDAYGDYDAPYGHGEMHFDNVRVSKNNIVMGLGKGFAIAQGRLGPGRIHHCMRAIGMAEKALELALKRGHERVAFGKPIIRLGGNLERVADARMTIEQARLLTLHAAWKIDNLGVKHAMTEISAIKVVVPNMLQSVVDMALQIHGGAGMCSDFPLARFAAGARALRLADGPDEVHKGMVSRLELKKYQ from the coding sequence ATGGATTTTTCACATAACGATAAAACAAAAGCCTTGTTAGAAAAGCTGGATAACTTTATTGCTGAGCACATAGCGCCAATCGAGAATGAAGTTTACGACTTTCACCATAAAGAGAATAACCATGGCGACTGGAAAAGCTGGAAGCTGCACCCTGGCACTGAAGCACTTAAAGCTAAAGCACGCGAAGCGGGCTTAGCGAATTTGTTTCTGCCCGATGCAGAGCTAGGCCAAGGCCTTACCACGCTAGAATATGCGCCAATGGCTGAGCGCATGGGTAAATACTTGTTTGCCCCTGAAATATTCAACTGTAATGCGCCAGACACCGGTAACATGGAAGTGCTTTATCACTTCGGCAACGATGCACAAAAAGAACAGTGGCTAAAACCCTTACTGGCTGGCGAGATTCGTTCAGTGTTTGGCATGACTGAACCTGACGTTGCATCGTCTGATGCCACCAATATGGCGGCAACCATCATTGAAGATGGTGACGACGTAGTTATTAACGGCAAGAAGTGGTGGTCGACAGGCTTAGGGCATCCTAACGCAGCTTTCACAATATTCATGGGTTTATCGAACCCCGACAACGGCAAGCACAGCCGCCACAGTATGGTAATAGTGCCGCTAGACACGCCCGGAATTACCATAAAGCGCATGCTAGATGCTTACGGCGATTACGATGCGCCATACGGCCACGGCGAAATGCACTTTGATAATGTGCGCGTAAGTAAAAACAACATTGTAATGGGTTTAGGCAAAGGGTTTGCAATAGCACAAGGTCGCTTAGGCCCTGGCCGTATTCACCACTGCATGCGCGCTATCGGCATGGCGGAAAAAGCACTAGAGCTTGCGCTTAAACGCGGCCACGAGCGCGTAGCTTTTGGTAAGCCTATCATTCGTTTAGGAGGTAACCTAGAGCGTGTTGCTGATGCTCGCATGACAATAGAGCAAGCGCGTTTGCTTACCCTTCACGCGGCGTGGAAGATAGATAACCTTGGCGTTAAGCACGCTATGACAGAGATCTCAGCCATCAAAGTAGTAGTGCCAAACATGCTACAAAGCGTGGTGGATATGGCATTACAAATTCACGGTGGCGCAGGTATGTGTAGCGACTTCCCATTAGCCCGTTTTGCAGCTGGCGCAAGAGCCCTTCGCCTAGCTGACGGCCCTGACGAAGTGCATAAAGGCATGGTGTCTCGCTTAGAGCTTAAAAAGTACCAGTAA
- a CDS encoding LysR family transcriptional regulator has protein sequence MVENRQFEKLDLNLLKVFEALWQHRNMTRVAETLHITPSAVSHAMRRFRDILGDPLFVKEKQSMLPTAACERLAPAILKALGDIRKALGEFADFDPLHSHQRFVVAMQESLELGVLPILLSTLEKQAPNIEIVSTRLHRDTMLADLSNRNLHLVIDIGRAVAAPISHSLLRRDTYKVLMNKQNPLAQSLDKKKYVAARHITVSNRAKGASVEEIALQQLGVSRPSLWRCQNYRAAADVVANTNALLTLPGSVADAVSDDNLISTKLPYQIPALETHLYWHSQQEGEPGLMWLRDLMLHLFAESGHTR, from the coding sequence GTGGTAGAAAATAGGCAATTTGAAAAGCTAGATTTGAACTTACTAAAGGTTTTCGAAGCACTCTGGCAGCATAGAAATATGACCCGCGTCGCTGAAACGCTGCACATTACGCCGTCGGCAGTCAGTCATGCCATGCGCCGGTTTCGAGATATTTTAGGCGACCCGCTTTTTGTAAAAGAAAAGCAAAGCATGTTGCCTACCGCTGCCTGTGAAAGACTAGCGCCCGCTATTCTAAAAGCCTTGGGCGATATTCGAAAGGCGTTAGGGGAGTTTGCCGATTTCGACCCGCTACACAGCCATCAACGTTTTGTTGTTGCCATGCAGGAGTCGTTAGAGTTAGGTGTGTTGCCTATACTGCTTTCAACCTTAGAAAAACAAGCGCCTAATATCGAAATAGTAAGCACTCGCTTACATCGCGATACCATGTTGGCAGACCTCTCAAATCGAAACCTCCATTTAGTTATTGATATTGGTCGTGCGGTTGCCGCGCCTATTTCACACTCGTTATTGCGTCGCGATACCTACAAAGTGCTGATGAATAAGCAAAACCCATTGGCACAAAGTTTAGATAAGAAAAAGTATGTGGCGGCCCGCCACATTACCGTATCTAATCGTGCTAAAGGGGCGTCAGTGGAAGAGATTGCCCTGCAACAATTGGGCGTAAGTCGGCCCTCGCTGTGGCGCTGCCAAAACTATCGTGCGGCTGCCGATGTAGTGGCTAACACCAATGCCCTGTTAACCTTGCCTGGTTCGGTGGCCGATGCGGTGAGCGACGATAACCTTATTAGCACCAAACTCCCTTATCAAATACCCGCATTGGAAACACACCTTTACTGGCATAGCCAACAAGAAGGCGAGCCAGGGTTGATGTGGCTGCGGGATTTGATGCTACACTTGTTTGCTGAATCTGGTCATACCAGATAG